From Micromonospora rifamycinica, a single genomic window includes:
- the xseA gene encoding exodeoxyribonuclease VII large subunit, which yields MTDAPRSTPEEPWPVRVVSQKVGAWIAKLGWVWVDGQVAQISRRPGAGTVFLTLRDPSADLSLTVTTNRDVLDAGAPELREGARVVLHAKPEFYAARGTLSLRADEIRQVGLGELLARLEKLKKLLAAEGLFDRSRKRRPPFLPQRVGLITGRASAAERDVLTNARRRWPAVEFRTVNVAVQGPGAVSQIVDALRVLDADEHVDVIVLARGGGGIEDLLPFSDEALCRAVFACRTPVVSAIGHETDAPLVDYVADVRASTPTDAAKRVVPDLADEVRLIGQARSRLERAVRNLLDRESHRLALFRSRPVLARPQVMVEQRAVEVTALRDRSIRSLTHRLGAATDDLGHTVARLRALSPAATLDRGYAIVQRTDGHVVRAADEVAGGDPLRVRLAEGELTATVQETRTR from the coding sequence GTGACCGACGCCCCGCGTAGCACCCCCGAGGAGCCCTGGCCGGTCCGGGTGGTCAGCCAGAAGGTCGGCGCCTGGATCGCCAAGCTCGGTTGGGTCTGGGTCGACGGGCAGGTGGCGCAGATCAGCCGCCGGCCGGGAGCGGGCACCGTCTTCCTCACCCTGCGCGACCCGTCGGCCGATCTCAGCCTCACCGTCACCACCAACCGGGACGTCCTGGACGCCGGTGCGCCGGAGCTGCGCGAGGGCGCCCGGGTGGTGCTGCACGCCAAGCCGGAGTTCTACGCGGCCCGGGGCACGCTCAGCCTACGCGCCGACGAGATCCGCCAGGTCGGGCTCGGTGAGCTGCTGGCCCGGCTGGAGAAACTCAAGAAGCTGCTCGCCGCCGAGGGGCTGTTCGACAGGTCCCGCAAGCGCCGGCCGCCGTTCCTGCCGCAGCGGGTCGGCCTGATCACCGGTCGGGCGTCGGCGGCCGAGCGGGACGTGTTGACCAATGCCCGGCGGCGCTGGCCGGCGGTGGAGTTCCGCACGGTCAACGTGGCGGTGCAGGGGCCGGGGGCGGTGTCGCAGATCGTCGACGCGCTGCGGGTCCTCGACGCCGACGAGCACGTCGACGTGATCGTCCTGGCCCGGGGCGGTGGTGGCATCGAGGATCTGCTGCCCTTCTCCGACGAGGCGCTGTGCCGGGCGGTCTTCGCCTGTCGTACCCCGGTGGTCAGCGCGATCGGCCACGAGACGGACGCCCCGCTGGTCGACTACGTCGCCGACGTCCGCGCGTCCACCCCCACGGACGCGGCCAAGCGGGTCGTCCCCGACCTGGCCGACGAGGTACGCCTGATCGGCCAGGCCCGGTCCCGGCTGGAGCGGGCGGTCCGCAACCTGCTCGACCGGGAGTCGCACCGGCTGGCCCTGTTCCGGTCCCGCCCGGTGCTGGCCCGCCCGCAGGTGATGGTCGAGCAGCGGGCCGTCGAGGTGACCGCGCTGCGCGACCGTTCGATCCGCAGCCTGACCCACCGGCTGGGGGCGGCCACCGACGACCTGGGCCACACCGTGGCCCGGCTGCGTGCGCTCTCCCCCGCCGCCACCCTCGACCGGGGTTACGCCATCGTGCAGCGGACCGACGGGCACGTGGTCCGGGCGGCCGACGAGGTGGCCGGTGGCGACCCGCTGCGGGTACGCCTCGCCGAGGGTGAGCTGACCGCGACCGTGCAGGAGACGAGGACGAGATGA